One window of Gloeothece citriformis PCC 7424 genomic DNA carries:
- a CDS encoding Maf family protein produces MTIPFILASASPARRKLLQTMGIDPIVRHSNFDESQIQLTDTIALVQTLAQCKAEVVANEVNEGLILGCDSLLEVDTQSYGKPESPEEAIIRWQKMRGNSGVLYTGHALIDKTQNKQLLRCGITQVYFADVSDAEIKAYVASGEPLKCAGCFALEGKGGLFVEKLEGCHSNVIGLSLPLLREMLNELGYTVMDFWQ; encoded by the coding sequence ATGACTATTCCTTTTATTCTCGCATCTGCATCACCAGCAAGGCGAAAATTATTACAGACTATGGGAATTGATCCGATTGTTCGTCATAGTAATTTTGATGAATCTCAAATCCAATTAACTGATACGATCGCTTTAGTACAAACTTTAGCTCAATGTAAAGCTGAAGTGGTTGCTAATGAAGTGAATGAGGGGTTAATTTTGGGATGTGATTCTCTTTTAGAAGTAGACACACAGAGTTATGGTAAACCCGAATCTCCAGAAGAAGCGATTATCCGTTGGCAAAAAATGCGAGGAAATTCAGGAGTTTTATATACCGGTCATGCTTTAATTGATAAAACCCAGAATAAACAGTTACTTCGTTGTGGGATTACTCAAGTTTATTTTGCTGATGTGAGTGATGCAGAAATTAAAGCCTATGTTGCCAGTGGTGAACCTTTAAAATGCGCGGGATGTTTTGCCTTAGAAGGAAAAGGAGGATTATTTGTCGAAAAATTAGAAGGATGTCATAGTAATGTCATTGGCTTGAGTTTGCCTTTATTACGGGAAATGTTAAACGAGTTGGGATATACAGTGATGGATTTTTGGCAATAA
- the psbP gene encoding photosystem II reaction center PsbP, whose translation MLRAIVAALVLIISLTLSSCASDLGGLQSYVNPTSGYEFLYPNGWIPVDVKNASDGVDLVYRDLIERSENLSVIISDVPEGKDLSDIGTPSDVGYRFFKAVNNDSNLNRNAELIRADSHEENGKTYYILEYQVKLPDNTQRHDLASVAVSRGKLYTFNLSTPQQRWDKVKDLFETSVRSFSVY comes from the coding sequence ATGTTAAGAGCAATTGTTGCCGCTTTAGTTTTAATCATCAGTTTAACCCTGTCGAGTTGCGCCAGTGACTTGGGGGGATTACAAAGTTATGTTAACCCAACGTCGGGTTATGAATTCCTTTATCCTAATGGTTGGATACCGGTAGATGTGAAAAATGCCTCTGACGGAGTGGATCTAGTTTATCGAGATTTAATCGAAAGATCCGAGAATTTAAGTGTGATTATTAGTGATGTACCGGAAGGGAAAGATTTATCAGATATAGGCACTCCTTCAGATGTAGGATATCGTTTTTTTAAAGCGGTAAATAACGATTCTAATCTTAATCGTAATGCAGAATTAATTAGGGCTGATTCTCACGAAGAAAACGGAAAAACTTATTATATTCTTGAATATCAAGTTAAACTCCCTGATAATACACAGCGTCATGATTTGGCCAGTGTTGCAGTCAGTCGGGGTAAACTTTATACCTTTAATCTCTCAACTCCTCAACAGCGCTGGGATAAAGTTAAAGATCTTTTTGAAACCTCGGTTAGATCATTTTCAGTTTATTAA
- a CDS encoding tetratricopeptide repeat protein — protein sequence MMQKIRLMGILAIFTYLCSLSPLAHAQNQPSQPQELNAVEIYNKGVDKLSAGDYQGAIADFTQAIQLAPNDADAYYNRAYGYLILGNFEGAIADYTKAVEINPNYTYAYGNRCYVYFLSKNYEAAVKDCTTAISQETNYADFYIYRGNAKSGLNQDQEALADYNKAIELAANNPKTLAKAYYNRGLVHNGLENHQQAIADYSESIRLNPDDGDAYYNRGVTYYGLGNNQEAITDLEMAAQLFTNQGRQEKLDKATELINKIKSSPSTMDNG from the coding sequence ATGATGCAAAAAATAAGATTGATGGGCATTTTAGCGATTTTTACCTATCTTTGTAGCTTATCACCCCTCGCTCACGCTCAAAATCAACCTTCCCAACCTCAAGAGTTAAACGCAGTTGAGATTTATAATAAAGGGGTGGATAAGTTAAGCGCGGGTGACTATCAAGGCGCGATCGCCGATTTTACTCAGGCGATTCAACTTGCTCCTAATGATGCAGATGCCTATTATAATCGTGCCTATGGTTATCTGATTCTAGGGAATTTTGAAGGAGCGATCGCCGATTATACTAAAGCGGTGGAGATTAACCCCAATTATACCTATGCCTATGGGAATCGCTGTTATGTTTACTTTTTGAGCAAAAACTACGAGGCGGCTGTTAAAGATTGTACTACAGCCATATCACAAGAAACCAATTATGCCGATTTTTATATTTATCGAGGCAATGCTAAAAGTGGCTTAAATCAAGATCAAGAAGCCTTAGCAGATTATAATAAAGCCATTGAGCTTGCTGCTAATAATCCGAAAACTTTAGCTAAAGCCTATTATAATCGGGGTCTAGTTCATAATGGATTAGAAAATCATCAACAAGCGATCGCGGATTATAGTGAAAGTATACGTTTAAATCCTGATGATGGAGATGCTTACTACAATCGGGGTGTGACTTATTATGGCTTAGGAAATAATCAAGAGGCTATAACTGATTTAGAAATGGCGGCGCAATTATTTACTAATCAAGGGAGACAAGAAAAACTCGATAAAGCTACAGAGTTAATTAATAAAATTAAAAGCAGTCCTTCAACAATGGATAATGGATAA
- a CDS encoding DUF2235 domain-containing protein, whose product MKRLIVCSDGTWQDLNTDTPTNVVKIAQGITTVDRNQIPQLVFYQQGLGTQNLKDRITGGVFGLGIDAAIQQAYSFLCLNYDPGDEIYLFGFSRGAYTVRSLAGFIYNCGLLQRPHIRRIPEAYELYRDRSEEKRPSSKYAIEYRQQYAQQEGAQVPIHLLGCWDTVGSLGVPDLIPFLPFDNWLNHKYQFHDTTLNRQILHARHGVAVDEIREVFNVTPMDSSFEGQDIKQIWFPGDHSGVGGGSLDKERLSDGALDWMIKEAENLGLEFDRSCVENGIHPNYKIDFDNQPEGIFKLMKTISRKISDFNNLDDTVKMRWRDRKDYRPENLDPFILELEKWSNEHPK is encoded by the coding sequence ATGAAACGACTTATTGTTTGTTCCGATGGAACTTGGCAAGATTTAAACACAGACACCCCAACTAATGTGGTTAAAATTGCCCAAGGCATCACCACAGTTGACAGAAACCAAATCCCTCAACTTGTATTTTATCAGCAAGGACTAGGAACACAAAATTTAAAAGATAGAATAACCGGCGGTGTATTTGGTTTAGGTATTGATGCCGCCATTCAACAAGCTTACTCCTTTTTATGTCTTAACTATGATCCTGGAGATGAAATTTACTTATTCGGGTTTAGTCGTGGCGCTTATACGGTTCGCAGTTTAGCAGGATTTATCTATAATTGTGGCTTATTACAACGCCCCCACATCCGCAGAATACCCGAAGCTTATGAATTATACCGCGATCGCAGTGAGGAAAAAAGACCCAGTAGTAAATATGCAATAGAATACCGCCAACAGTATGCACAACAAGAAGGGGCACAAGTTCCCATTCATCTGTTAGGATGTTGGGATACCGTCGGTTCTTTAGGAGTACCGGATTTAATACCCTTTCTTCCCTTTGACAATTGGCTTAATCATAAATACCAATTTCATGATACTACCTTAAACCGCCAAATTCTTCATGCAAGACACGGGGTTGCTGTCGATGAAATTCGAGAGGTTTTTAATGTTACACCGATGGATAGTTCTTTCGAGGGACAAGATATTAAACAAATTTGGTTTCCGGGGGATCATAGTGGTGTAGGAGGCGGTTCTTTAGACAAGGAAAGGTTATCTGATGGGGCGTTAGATTGGATGATTAAGGAAGCAGAAAACTTGGGATTAGAGTTTGATCGTTCCTGCGTTGAAAACGGCATTCATCCAAATTATAAAATTGATTTTGATAATCAACCGGAAGGTATTTTTAAATTGATGAAAACAATTTCTAGAAAGATTTCTGACTTTAATAATCTCGATGATACTGTTAAAATGCGCTGGAGAGATAGAAAAGATTATCGCCCCGAAAATCTCGATCCTTTTATCCTTGAATTAGAAAAGTGGAGTAACGAACATCCTAAATAA
- a CDS encoding HEAT repeat domain-containing protein, translating into MSHWKPYLDAIRSASYDTPWGKRFVSVDVEGKKVAQRGFLLNLKAETVTDREEEKERFSVLDGLWKYAPIHVVLEGRPGSGKTTALRRLLLEIAQKKDLDKIPIFVPLRDYKSSILELIIDAIAYNYSPRLLGEGLGERSTQTLTEEIKTYLVQGKLLLLFDGINELPSDEARKELEQFHKTYKTTPMIFTTRQLGLGGDLNIDKKLTMLPLTEPQMKEFVKAYLPEKGEEMLKRLGERLQKFGETPLLLLMLCSVFNENDQIPNNLGETFRAFTHIYDTQLKDNVTTQAESKTLWERSLQYLAYQMTRRRDEPVISRREAEDILQEFLEQAKEKDCSQSRAINWLKDLLNYHLLQGSIGDNIEFRHQLIQEYYAGEYLLVEVKRLTDEQLKWEYLNYLKWTEPVALMLGLCDEQELGERVVKLALDVDLQLGARLAGEVKKEFQQQTVGLVSGLELSEPLKIYLLGKTRSDFAISSLSKFINSEKPDIRWTVTRALGEVGSQLAIDELIKILKDQEKYVVIKAIDSLEKINNSTIISKLLPLLDHSSTYVRYKIMDALETFESEDAIPSLIERIDQEQEGDIVLRIGEIITKTLKIDKVSQLKEYLAEKKLQLPEKYKNWEWIYGFPKLKSYGPLYKYYFNTEHKTFETLAQETKDKNPEVRQAAVSCLIDFDIQKTLKIFLESLLDENNEVRMYAQLALRQVGNLEAIPYLFSLCVQKNYIWELDELIETISTIQNRFKFYKYPQYKIKMIEIFISYAWESANGDGKESEDMANQLEQVFKDKGYTIIRDKKDLGYKGNIEEFMQRIGRGKCILIVISDKYLKSENCMFELVEIAKNGDFYDRIFPVVLPDAKIYKAIDRDEYIDYWDHRIEELNEKLKSRSGSFANRQSIFDELNLYDEIRRNIDQLTETLKNMNTLTPTLHTSTEFTAIIEAVKNKLENDLSADERG; encoded by the coding sequence ATGAGCCACTGGAAACCCTATCTAGATGCAATTCGCAGCGCTTCTTATGATACCCCTTGGGGTAAACGCTTTGTGTCGGTGGATGTGGAAGGAAAAAAAGTTGCTCAACGGGGATTTTTATTAAACTTAAAAGCAGAAACAGTTACCGATAGGGAAGAAGAAAAAGAACGGTTTTCTGTTTTAGATGGGTTGTGGAAATATGCTCCTATTCATGTTGTTTTAGAAGGTCGTCCGGGTTCGGGAAAAACCACAGCTTTACGACGGTTATTATTAGAAATAGCACAGAAAAAAGATTTAGATAAAATACCTATTTTTGTGCCACTTCGGGACTATAAGAGTTCTATTTTAGAGTTAATTATTGATGCGATCGCTTACAATTACTCCCCTCGCCTTTTAGGAGAGGGGTTGGGGGAGAGGTCAACCCAAACTCTTACAGAAGAGATTAAAACTTATTTAGTACAGGGAAAATTATTACTATTATTTGATGGAATTAATGAACTTCCCTCGGATGAGGCGAGAAAAGAATTAGAACAGTTTCACAAAACCTATAAAACTACCCCGATGATTTTTACTACCCGACAATTAGGGTTAGGGGGTGACTTAAATATTGATAAAAAATTAACGATGCTTCCTCTCACTGAACCCCAGATGAAGGAATTTGTTAAAGCTTATTTGCCCGAAAAAGGGGAGGAAATGTTAAAGCGCTTGGGGGAGAGGTTACAGAAGTTTGGGGAAACTCCTCTATTATTGTTGATGTTGTGTTCGGTGTTTAATGAAAACGATCAAATTCCCAATAATTTAGGGGAAACTTTTAGGGCATTTACTCATATTTATGATACTCAACTCAAGGACAATGTAACCACTCAAGCAGAGTCTAAAACTTTATGGGAGCGATCGTTACAATATTTAGCTTATCAGATGACTAGGCGTAGAGATGAGCCAGTTATTTCTAGACGGGAAGCGGAAGATATTTTACAGGAGTTTTTAGAGCAGGCCAAGGAAAAAGATTGCTCTCAAAGTCGGGCTATAAATTGGTTAAAAGATTTACTGAATTATCATTTATTGCAAGGGAGTATTGGGGATAATATTGAGTTTCGTCATCAATTGATTCAGGAATATTATGCAGGGGAGTATTTATTAGTGGAAGTTAAAAGGTTAACGGATGAGCAGTTAAAGTGGGAGTATTTGAATTATCTTAAGTGGACTGAACCAGTAGCTTTAATGTTGGGGTTGTGTGATGAGCAAGAGTTAGGGGAAAGGGTAGTTAAGTTAGCTTTAGATGTAGATTTACAGTTAGGGGCGAGGTTAGCAGGAGAGGTTAAAAAGGAGTTTCAACAGCAAACAGTAGGATTAGTAAGTGGTTTAGAATTATCTGAACCATTAAAAATTTATCTTTTAGGAAAAACTCGCTCAGATTTTGCTATTAGTAGCTTATCTAAATTTATAAACAGCGAAAAGCCAGATATTAGATGGACTGTTACAAGAGCATTAGGAGAAGTTGGCAGTCAATTAGCTATTGATGAATTGATAAAAATTTTGAAAGATCAAGAGAAATATGTTGTTATTAAAGCTATTGATTCATTAGAAAAAATTAATAACTCTACTATTATTTCAAAGCTTTTACCTTTATTGGATCATTCTAGTACATATGTGAGATATAAGATTATGGATGCCTTAGAAACTTTTGAAAGTGAAGATGCTATACCTTCATTAATTGAAAGGATAGATCAAGAACAAGAAGGAGACATTGTTCTTAGGATCGGAGAAATAATAACAAAAACCCTCAAAATTGATAAGGTATCTCAACTAAAAGAGTATTTGGCCGAAAAAAAGCTTCAATTACCTGAAAAATATAAAAACTGGGAATGGATTTATGGATTTCCAAAATTAAAGAGTTACGGCCCCCTTTACAAGTATTATTTTAATACAGAACATAAAACATTTGAAACTTTAGCACAAGAAACCAAAGATAAAAATCCAGAAGTTAGACAAGCCGCCGTTTCCTGTTTAATAGATTTTGATATACAGAAGACTCTTAAAATTTTCTTAGAGTCTTTATTAGATGAAAATAATGAAGTTAGAATGTACGCACAACTTGCTTTGAGACAAGTGGGTAATCTTGAAGCAATTCCCTATCTATTTTCTCTTTGTGTGCAAAAAAACTATATTTGGGAACTTGATGAATTAATTGAAACAATTTCTACCATTCAAAATCGATTTAAGTTTTATAAGTATCCGCAATATAAAATAAAAATGATAGAAATATTTATTTCCTACGCTTGGGAAAGTGCTAACGGAGATGGCAAAGAAAGCGAAGACATGGCCAACCAACTCGAACAAGTATTTAAAGACAAAGGCTACACCATTATCCGAGACAAAAAAGACTTAGGATATAAAGGTAACATCGAAGAATTTATGCAGCGTATTGGACGAGGTAAATGTATCCTTATCGTCATCAGCGATAAATATTTAAAATCAGAAAACTGTATGTTTGAACTGGTAGAAATTGCTAAAAATGGTGATTTTTATGACCGTATCTTTCCTGTAGTTTTACCCGATGCTAAAATTTATAAAGCTATAGACCGAGATGAATATATTGATTATTGGGATCATCGCATTGAAGAATTAAACGAAAAATTGAAATCAAGGTCAGGAAGTTTTGCCAACCGTCAAAGTATATTTGATGAATTAAACTTATATGATGAAATTAGAAGAAATATAGATCAACTGACAGAAACTCTTAAAAATATGAATACCCTCACCCCAACCCTACACACATCAACAGAATTTACCGCTATTATTGAAGCAGTGAAAAATAAGTTAGAGAATGATTTGTCCGCAGATGAACGCGGATGA
- a CDS encoding hemolysin XhlA family protein gives MSNTPLTVQTDLGKILERIEGKIDNLQKDITDLKVDMATVKTKLEGLEKRMDNQEFLSRGVLIGLMVAIIGGFVKLFGWVGNP, from the coding sequence ATGTCTAATACTCCGCTTACAGTTCAAACTGATTTAGGTAAAATTTTAGAACGAATTGAAGGAAAAATCGATAATCTTCAAAAAGATATTACTGATTTAAAAGTAGATATGGCAACAGTTAAAACTAAGCTTGAAGGACTAGAAAAACGAATGGATAATCAAGAATTTTTAAGTCGAGGTGTATTGATTGGGTTGATGGTTGCCATTATAGGTGGCTTTGTTAAATTGTTTGGTTGGGTAGGCAATCCTTAA
- a CDS encoding GPW/gp25 family protein, whose translation MAKRDYLGTGLTFPLQTNVQGGLRLSSDHQDVREAIWIILRTELGERVYRPNFGCRLSELTFAPLNTRTLFLIKLYVQEALEIWEPRIYLDEVITEPDPVLGRVDIRIEYRLKESYQPGSLVYPFYLMAKEG comes from the coding sequence ATGGCAAAACGGGACTATCTGGGGACAGGGTTAACGTTTCCCCTACAAACCAACGTACAAGGAGGACTCCGCCTGAGTTCAGATCACCAAGATGTCCGAGAGGCCATCTGGATCATTCTACGCACTGAACTAGGAGAACGGGTTTATCGTCCTAATTTTGGCTGTCGTCTCTCTGAATTAACCTTTGCTCCCCTCAATACGAGAACCCTATTTTTAATTAAACTCTATGTTCAAGAAGCCTTAGAAATATGGGAACCGAGAATATATCTTGATGAAGTCATTACCGAACCGGATCCGGTTTTAGGTCGAGTCGATATCCGCATTGAATACCGTCTTAAAGAAAGTTATCAACCCGGTAGCTTAGTTTATCCCTTTTATTTGATGGCTAAGGAGGGATAA
- a CDS encoding putative baseplate assembly protein, translated as MADDDLKFDFLPQLPKDNLDDRTFEDLVAECILRIPRYCPEWTDYNPTDPGITLIELFSWLTDQMLLRFNKVPRRNYITFLELLGVRLQPPASAITELTFYITEPDIFPYRIPASTEVGTERTTDEEAIIFSTDRDLLIGQPTLRYFLTSRTLEDTPRVLRDSVTHQWTRSEEGEWGGSEQNLFDEQPEPGNSFYLVCEPDEPLDGNVLAITLKGLAATPTGIDPDSPPRIWEAWDGEKWQPVLLKERDDRTKGFSFNQLAEGGDNPIQSADIILHLPLNWPVTVFTGYEGRWLRCSFSQPEAGQPGYVYSPRITSIKVSALGGTVSASHSMVIREELLGNSEGIPGQTFQLANAPILTRRDDEYISVTPLGGIPQNWREVPDFADSNPDDRHYTLDSLTGTIQFGPLIQEPSRLVKGTEDRARITPLPAVGNYPNRRGINADGPLERQYGSIPPRGAEIRLRKYRSGGGRRGNVERETLTVLKTAIPYINRVVNYQPARGGADAESLQQAVLRVPKMLRTRDRAVTQEDFETLTLEAARGGIAQALCVPPTTSGEAGTVTILVVPAANTEAIEQGDGLAPDKFELGAELEDRLRTYLDERKLLGVQIRLRPASYVGASVQTQIGLEPFYNNPQAQEILRRQLEVILYRFLNPITGGIEGKGWTFGRPAYVSDIIALFQKVPGVRYIGPVLLYEINSTQQGWQRNPEPVPQIDPGERGLICSWKDRRIRSSHVINFI; from the coding sequence ATGGCTGATGATGATCTAAAGTTTGATTTTTTACCCCAATTACCTAAAGATAATCTAGATGACCGCACTTTTGAGGATTTGGTGGCAGAATGTATCCTCAGAATACCTCGCTATTGCCCTGAATGGACAGATTATAACCCCACAGATCCGGGTATCACCCTAATAGAACTGTTTTCCTGGTTAACCGACCAGATGTTACTCCGGTTTAATAAAGTTCCTCGACGCAACTATATTACTTTTCTCGAACTTTTAGGTGTACGCTTACAACCTCCCGCCAGTGCTATCACGGAATTAACCTTTTATATCACCGAACCGGATATTTTCCCATACCGCATCCCCGCGAGTACGGAAGTGGGAACGGAACGCACCACCGACGAAGAAGCTATTATATTTAGTACCGATCGAGACTTACTTATTGGTCAACCGACACTCAGATATTTTTTAACCTCCCGAACCCTAGAAGATACCCCACGAGTCTTACGAGATAGTGTCACTCATCAATGGACTCGCAGCGAAGAGGGAGAATGGGGAGGTTCAGAACAAAATTTATTTGATGAACAACCCGAACCCGGCAATAGTTTCTATCTCGTCTGTGAACCGGATGAACCCCTAGATGGAAATGTATTAGCTATTACGCTTAAAGGACTCGCCGCTACTCCTACGGGGATCGATCCGGATAGTCCCCCTCGTATTTGGGAAGCGTGGGACGGGGAAAAATGGCAACCGGTCTTACTCAAAGAAAGGGACGATCGCACGAAAGGGTTTAGTTTTAACCAACTCGCAGAAGGGGGAGACAACCCTATTCAAAGCGCCGATATTATCCTTCATCTTCCCCTAAATTGGCCGGTTACGGTGTTTACGGGGTATGAGGGGCGCTGGTTGCGGTGTTCTTTTTCTCAACCGGAAGCCGGACAACCGGGGTATGTCTATTCTCCTCGCATTACCAGTATTAAAGTTAGCGCCCTTGGGGGAACGGTTTCCGCTAGTCATAGTATGGTCATTCGGGAAGAATTATTAGGCAATAGTGAAGGTATCCCCGGACAAACCTTTCAATTAGCGAATGCGCCTATTTTAACCCGTCGAGATGATGAATATATTTCCGTTACTCCTTTAGGTGGCATCCCCCAAAACTGGCGAGAAGTCCCAGACTTTGCCGACTCTAACCCCGACGATCGTCACTATACCCTAGACTCGTTAACCGGTACTATCCAATTTGGCCCCCTCATTCAAGAACCCTCCCGTCTGGTTAAAGGGACAGAAGACCGGGCGAGAATAACCCCCTTACCTGCGGTAGGAAACTATCCTAATAGACGGGGAATTAATGCCGATGGCCCTTTAGAGAGACAATATGGCAGTATTCCCCCCAGAGGTGCGGAAATTCGGCTGCGAAAATATCGGTCTGGAGGTGGCCGTCGTGGAAACGTAGAACGGGAAACCCTAACCGTCCTGAAAACCGCTATCCCCTATATTAACCGGGTGGTTAACTATCAACCCGCTAGAGGGGGGGCAGATGCAGAGTCTTTACAACAAGCAGTGTTGCGTGTGCCGAAAATGTTAAGAACCCGCGATCGCGCTGTTACCCAAGAAGACTTTGAAACCCTTACCCTAGAAGCGGCTAGAGGAGGTATTGCCCAGGCGTTATGTGTTCCTCCTACCACCAGTGGAGAAGCCGGAACAGTAACTATTTTAGTCGTTCCTGCGGCTAATACAGAAGCGATCGAACAGGGAGACGGGTTAGCCCCGGATAAATTTGAGTTAGGGGCAGAGTTAGAAGATAGACTCAGGACTTATCTCGATGAACGCAAACTATTGGGGGTTCAGATCCGACTCAGACCGGCGAGTTATGTGGGGGCAAGCGTACAAACTCAAATCGGCTTAGAACCATTTTATAATAATCCTCAAGCTCAAGAAATTCTCCGTCGTCAACTGGAAGTGATTTTATATCGTTTCCTTAACCCGATCACGGGAGGAATAGAGGGAAAAGGATGGACATTTGGCAGACCGGCCTATGTTTCTGATATTATTGCCCTATTTCAAAAAGTCCCCGGAGTGCGATATATCGGGCCGGTTTTACTTTATGAAATTAATTCGACTCAACAGGGATGGCAAAGAAACCCCGAACCTGTCCCCCAGATCGATCCCGGAGAAAGAGGTTTAATTTGTTCTTGGAAAGATAGACGCATTCGTTCGAGTCACGTCATCAATTTCATTTGA
- a CDS encoding four helix bundle protein: MSSEELSKKSIVYDKAYKFAIRIVNAYKYLSENQKEFVLSKQMLRSGTSIGANIAEANGAISTADFSAKMSISYKECLETQYWLSLLKDTGYIEDKAYKSISSDLEEISKILFSILNTTRKKKL; the protein is encoded by the coding sequence ATGAGTAGCGAGGAATTATCTAAAAAAAGTATAGTTTATGATAAAGCTTATAAATTTGCTATTAGAATAGTAAATGCTTATAAATATTTGAGTGAAAATCAGAAGGAATTTGTCTTGTCAAAACAAATGCTTAGAAGCGGAACTTCTATAGGAGCAAATATAGCCGAAGCTAATGGAGCAATTTCTACCGCAGATTTTTCGGCTAAAATGTCTATTTCCTATAAAGAATGTTTAGAAACCCAATACTGGTTATCACTTCTAAAAGATACAGGATATATTGAAGATAAAGCCTATAAAAGTATCTCTAGTGATTTAGAAGAGATAAGTAAAATACTCTTTTCAATTCTTAACACAACTCGCAAAAAAAAATTATGA
- a CDS encoding phage tail protein: MVLVRSNSYLKLQLTPMRQLEAIPKAHKIDFGDPIQAPEETDILIYPGETSEMILQMGNLTSTAIATQIELRGNFPRDWVRIHAEGRSVLPHQQMWVGIYFDVPADFFEGDRRWNQEKKPILDYTCAIHIYYWETEAGPRSVEIIEFKVYIRPHSLYLNFLPNLYREVDLVGRLVKIFEQTFEPSVWMLEAMWAYLDPLIAPNALLPFLAHWVGWQLIPNIDTQKQRQLIRNALTLYRWRGTRRGLRLYLHLYTGLPLDEDIPEENQKHICIEEPFGPGFILGESHLGRETVLGGGRCYHFIVRLRPEGSQQVDEGLVRQIIEQEKPVWCTYELYLVNS, encoded by the coding sequence ATGGTATTAGTAAGATCTAATTCATATTTAAAACTTCAACTGACCCCAATGCGCCAATTAGAAGCCATTCCTAAAGCGCACAAAATTGATTTTGGAGATCCAATACAAGCCCCCGAAGAAACTGATATCTTGATCTATCCTGGGGAAACCAGCGAAATGATCCTACAAATGGGAAATTTAACCAGTACCGCGATCGCTACACAAATAGAACTGAGAGGAAATTTTCCGCGAGATTGGGTTAGAATTCATGCAGAAGGCCGTTCTGTTCTTCCTCATCAACAAATGTGGGTAGGTATTTATTTTGATGTTCCTGCTGATTTTTTTGAGGGAGACCGGCGCTGGAATCAGGAAAAAAAACCGATATTAGATTATACTTGTGCCATCCATATTTATTATTGGGAAACAGAAGCCGGCCCTCGATCAGTTGAAATTATCGAATTTAAAGTTTATATCCGTCCCCATAGCCTTTATTTAAACTTTCTTCCTAACCTTTATCGAGAAGTCGACTTAGTTGGGCGCTTAGTGAAAATTTTTGAGCAAACTTTTGAACCAAGTGTATGGATGTTAGAGGCCATGTGGGCTTATTTAGATCCTCTGATAGCCCCTAACGCCTTATTGCCTTTTCTCGCCCATTGGGTGGGATGGCAACTTATCCCCAATATAGATACTCAAAAACAACGGCAACTGATCCGTAATGCTTTAACTCTATATCGCTGGCGGGGCACTCGTCGCGGTTTAAGGTTATATTTGCATCTATATACTGGTCTTCCTCTCGATGAAGATATCCCCGAAGAAAATCAAAAACATATCTGCATTGAAGAACCTTTTGGCCCTGGTTTTATTTTAGGAGAGTCTCATTTAGGACGAGAGACGGTTTTAGGCGGCGGGCGCTGTTATCATTTTATTGTGCGTTTGCGTCCTGAAGGTTCGCAACAAGTTGATGAGGGTTTAGTGCGTCAAATTATTGAACAGGAAAAACCGGTTTGGTGTACTTATGAACTTTATTTAGTTAACAGTTAA